In Zingiber officinale cultivar Zhangliang chromosome 8B, Zo_v1.1, whole genome shotgun sequence, a single genomic region encodes these proteins:
- the LOC122014012 gene encoding probable NOT transcription complex subunit VIP2 encodes MTRSGGFSLGGTFQSNLQQQQLHTTTAHSGELPFATGNTQDLRSHDSDFFPSHGNYHSQQLPPDLFGMLGLLSVINMNDPDLTSLSLGIDLTTVGLSLSSTDSLYKTFGSPWSDEPAKGELEYCSPTCYYAKTPPPLHQLHFSKFQLSTLFYIFYKCYLPTTYGQSVLKADQVEYGSLCGQHLYQIPLGD; translated from the exons ATGACACGATCTGGCGGATTTAGCTTAGGAGGAACTTTTCAATCTAACCTTCAGCAACAGCAACTGCATACTACTACAGCCCATAGTGGTGAGCTGCCTTTTGCCACTGGAAACACTCAAGACCTACGTTCACATGACTCTGATTTCTTTCCTTCTCATGGTAATTATCATTCACAG CAATTACCGCCTGATCtatttggcatgcttggattaTTGAGTGTTATTAATATGAATGATCCAGATCTAACATCTCTTTCATTGGGAATTGATTTAACAACAGTAGGACTGAGCTTGAGCTCAACAGATAGTCTTTATAAAACATTTGGTTCTCCATGGTCTGATGAGCCTGCCAAGGGGGAGCTTGAGTATTGCAGTCCAACATGTTATTATGCCAAAACACCACCACCTCTACAT CAACTACATTTCTCCAAATTTCAGCTATCAACCCTGTTTTACATCTTCTACAA GTGCTacttaccaacaacttatggacAAAGTGTTCTGAAAGCAGATCAGGTGGaatatggaagtttatgtggacaacATCTTTATCAAATCCCTCTGGGCGACTGA